ACGCGGGTGAGGAGGAAGGCGATCACGAAGTAGATGAGCAGGATGTACGTGTAGATCTCCGCGCTCTCCTGGAGCGCGAGGCGCACCAGGTTGCCGCTGAAGGCCAGGTCGCCCATGCCCATGATCGACACCAGGGCGGTGCCCTTGAGCAGTTCGATCAGCAGGTTGGAGAACGGCGGGATCATCTCCGGCACCGCCTGCGGCAGCAGGACCAGACGCATCCGCTGCCAGGGCGTGAAGCTGAGCGCGATTCCGCCCTCCTTCTGCGCCGGGTCGACGGCGCCCAGCGCACCGCGCACGATCTCCGAGCCGTAGGCGCCGTACGTCAGGCCGAGGGCCAGCGTGCCCGCCCACAGGGGCACCAGCTGCCAGCCGAAGGCCGGGGGCAGCACGAAGAACACCCAGAAGATCATCACGAGCGCGGAGGTCCCGCGGAACACCTCGGTGTAGAAGCCCGCGAGGAAGCGCACGACCCACAGCCGGTGGGTCCGTGCGACACCGACCACGAAAGACACCGCGGCGGCCAGCAGCGCGCTGAGGACGAGGAGCTGGACGGTGGTCCAGATCCCCTTGAGTACGAGTTCCCAGAGTCCTGAGGTCATCCGCCGCAGAGCTCCTTCGCGGTCAGATCCGTCATCTCGTTCTCCGTGAAGCCGAACGGCTTCAGGATGCGCAGCAGTTCGCCGCTCTTCTTGAGCTTGGCCAGCTCGACGTTGAAGGCGTCCCGGAGCTTCGTCTCGGTCGGCCGGAACGCGAACGCGCCGCCGTCGACGTGCGGTTCGCCCTCGACAAGGGGCGCGAAGGCCTTGGTGGACTCCGCCTTGGCCGACTTCTTGACGACCTCACGGGTGGTCAGCGCCGTACCGGCGAAGACGTCCACGCGCCCCGCCTCGACGGCGTTCAGCCCCGCGACCTGGTCCGGCACGATCAGGATGTCGCCCTCCTCGTACCCCGCCTCGACGGCGTACTGGATCTCGGCGTAGCCGGTCCCGGTGGCGAACCTGGCCTTCTTCTCGACGACGTCCTTGTAGTCGTGCAGGCCCTTGGGGTTGCCCTTGCGCACGATGAAGGAGTCGAGCATCTGGTAGTCCGGGTCGGAGAATATGACCTGCTCACAGCGCTCGGGGTTGACGTACATCCCCGCGGCCACCACGTCGAACTGCTGGGAGTTCAGACCCGGGATCAGCGATCCGAACTCGGTCGGCACGGGCTGCACCTTGTCGACGCCCAGCCGTTTGAAGATGACCTTGGCCAGTTCCGGTGCCTCGCCGGTCAGGTCTCCGTTCTTGTCGATGTAGCCGAAGGGGATCTCTCCCGCGATTCCGAGGCGTACGACGCCCGCCGCCCTGAGCCGGTCGAGCAGGTCGCCGCCGTCCTCGGTCGATGCCGTGGCCACCCGCGAGCAGCCGGCGGCCCCCAGCGCACCGAGCGCCGCCACCCCCGCGAGCAGCGACCGGCGCGTGGTCCCAGGTGTGTCTCTGTCGTTCCCATTAGGTGGAGCCATGGCGGCGCGGCTACCCGGGACGATGCGATGTATGCACCCTGGAATGCATGACTGATCGGTTCATCGAGGTGTCACTGGTCAAGCGCGAGATCCACTGCACGGCCAAACTCCTGGACGACCGCGCCCCGCTCACCTGCGCGGCCGTCTGGGACGCCCTGCCCCTGACCGGCGACGTCTATCACGCCAAATACGCCCGCAACGAGATCTACGCCCTCTTCCCGCCCTTCGCGGAAACGGAGCCGCCGCTGGAAAACCCCACAGTCACCCCAATTCCGGGCGATCTATGCTATTTCGCCTTCGCCGGTACGGAGCTGGGCACCAAGTCCTACGGCTACGACCGCGAGGTCCGCGCCGGCACGACGGTGGTCGACCTGGCCCTGTTCTACGAGCGCAACAACCTGCTGCTGAACGGCGACGTGGGCTGGGTGCCCGGCATCGTCTGGGGCCAGGTCGTGGAGGGACTCGACGAGATGGCCCAGGGCTGCAACGACCTGTGGCGGTCGGGCGCCCTGGGCGAGT
The DNA window shown above is from Streptomyces chartreusis and carries:
- the ehuC gene encoding ectoine/hydroxyectoine ABC transporter permease subunit EhuC, with amino-acid sequence MTSGLWELVLKGIWTTVQLLVLSALLAAAVSFVVGVARTHRLWVVRFLAGFYTEVFRGTSALVMIFWVFFVLPPAFGWQLVPLWAGTLALGLTYGAYGSEIVRGALGAVDPAQKEGGIALSFTPWQRMRLVLLPQAVPEMIPPFSNLLIELLKGTALVSIMGMGDLAFSGNLVRLALQESAEIYTYILLIYFVIAFLLTRVMRGLEKKLKAGVGKAPASGVTADEFKRAQTTGVGGAVS
- the ehuB gene encoding ectoine/hydroxyectoine ABC transporter substrate-binding protein EhuB, whose amino-acid sequence is MAPPNGNDRDTPGTTRRSLLAGVAALGALGAAGCSRVATASTEDGGDLLDRLRAAGVVRLGIAGEIPFGYIDKNGDLTGEAPELAKVIFKRLGVDKVQPVPTEFGSLIPGLNSQQFDVVAAGMYVNPERCEQVIFSDPDYQMLDSFIVRKGNPKGLHDYKDVVEKKARFATGTGYAEIQYAVEAGYEEGDILIVPDQVAGLNAVEAGRVDVFAGTALTTREVVKKSAKAESTKAFAPLVEGEPHVDGGAFAFRPTETKLRDAFNVELAKLKKSGELLRILKPFGFTENEMTDLTAKELCGG
- a CDS encoding DUF3830 family protein, translated to MTDRFIEVSLVKREIHCTAKLLDDRAPLTCAAVWDALPLTGDVYHAKYARNEIYALFPPFAETEPPLENPTVTPIPGDLCYFAFAGTELGTKSYGYDREVRAGTTVVDLALFYERNNLLLNGDVGWVPGIVWGQVVEGLDEMAQGCNDLWRSGALGESLSFRRV